In Rana temporaria chromosome 3, aRanTem1.1, whole genome shotgun sequence, a single window of DNA contains:
- the LOC120931002 gene encoding olfactory receptor 1002-like, translating to MLVYYSKTLHSPMYFFLSQLSMSDIMLTTDISPNMLNIVLHERTSISFSGCITQFYVFGTIEIFECFLLTVMSYDRYLAICSPLHYVSIMKQTLCIQLVLASWIFSCSLALIQTHDVSQLEFCGPNIIDYLFCDLNPLVELSCSDTSNIQIEATLLCVPVLIFPFLVIVISYTYIVLTILKISSFSGRLKSFSTCSSHLTVVFIFYGTLIAAYLIPKKGQSQTINKIMSLLYTVFTPFVNPFIYSLRNKEIKDSLKMLYINKTLFKTFGKS from the coding sequence ATGTTGGTATATTACAGCAAGACCCTTCATTCCCCCATGTACTTCTTCCTCTCCCAACTCTCTATGTCTGACATCATGCTGACCACAGATATTTCTCCCAACATGTTAAATATTGTTCTACATGAGAGGACCTCCATATCCTTTTCTGGTTGTATCACTCAATtttatgtatttggcacaatagaAATATTTGAATGTTTCCTTCTGACAGTGATGTCCTATGACCGCTATCTAGCCATCTGCTCTCCTCTGCATTATGTCTCCATTATGAAACAAACACTTTGCATTCAACTAGTTCTTGCATCCTGGATTTTCAGCTGTTCTCTGGCATTAATACAAACACATGATGTAAGTCAACTAGAATTCTGTGGACCAAATATTATTGACTATTTATTTTGTGATTTAAATCCTCTTGTGGAACTTTCCTGCTCAGATACATCCAACATTCAAATTGAAGCCACCTTGTTGTGTGTTCCTGTGCTAATATTTCCCTTCCTAGTGATAGTGATTTCATACACTTACATCGTTTTAACAATATTAAAGATTTCCTCCTTTTCAGGAAGACTGAAATCCTTTTCCACTTGTAGCTCCCATCTCACTGTTGTGTTTATATTTTATGGAACCCTAATTGCTGCATATCTGATTCCAAAGAAAGGACAATCACAAACGATCAATAAGATAATGTCCTTGTTGTATACAGTGTTTACTCCCTTTGTAAACCCTTTCATATACAGCTTGAGGAATAAAGAGATCAAGGACAGTTTAAAGATGTTATATATAAACAAAACCTTATTCAAAACCTTTGGTAAAAGTTAa